The window AACCTCCACCGCCGCCGGAACTTCCACCACCAAAGCCACCTCCTCCGAAGCTGCCCGGGAATGGGAAGAAACCGCCAGGATAATTTCTGCGCCCTCTTCTGGTAATGATCACATCATCGTCATCATCATTATTTCCCCCGCGACCACCGCCTCTGTTACCAAAAAGTATAGCTATAATGATGAAAATAATAAAAGCGATAATGAGAACTTTAAAAGCGCTTCCATTGCCTGAAGGAGCTGTCGTTTCAACAGGTTTGAATTTCCCCTGCACAGCCTCCATAATCGCCGAGGTTCCTCCGTTGATTCCGTCATACCAAAGTCCCTTCTTGAAATTTGGAGTGACAATATAATCTAAGATCTGTCCGGCTACTGAAGCGGTTAGATATTGCTCTACAGCACGTCCCTGCTGGATAGACATCGTTCTGTCTTCAGTGGCAATGAGGAAAACCACTCCGTTATCCACCCCTTTTTTTCCGATTTTCCATTTTTCACCAAACATGGTTGCCAGAAAATTTACATCTTCTCCTTTGGTAGAGCGGATGATCACTACTTCAAT of the Chryseobacterium aureum genome contains:
- a CDS encoding TPM domain-containing protein, encoding MKLRSLKIVFSFLLLCFYTFVSAQYTIPEKPAVLYPVFDEAGLLSQQEKDALNNKLIKFADSTSTEIEVVIIRSTKGEDVNFLATMFGEKWKIGKKGVDNGVVFLIATEDRTMSIQQGRAVEQYLTASVAGQILDYIVTPNFKKGLWYDGINGGTSAIMEAVQGKFKPVETTAPSGNGSAFKVLIIAFIIFIIIAILFGNRGGGRGGNNDDDDDVIITRRGRRNYPGGFFPFPGSFGGGGFGGGSSGGGGGFGGFGGGGSFGGGGASGGW